DNA from Xiphophorus maculatus strain JP 163 A chromosome 6, X_maculatus-5.0-male, whole genome shotgun sequence:
ATTTTGATCTAACACTTCTCTTTTCTTGGGTTTAAGCCTTTGAGTTTCCACAGATTAACTACCACAGGTATGGAGGAAAGAATTACACATATGCCTATGGCCTTGGACTCAACCATTTCATACCAGACAGGGTAAGATATTAAACTTTTTGAACTTAGAGAGAGAAACTTAAAATGTACTCAtgttaacttatttttctaaTGTATGTATAGATCTGCAAGCTGAATGTGAGGACCAAGGAGACTTGGGTTTGGCAAGAGCCTGAGTCATATCCCTCAGAGCCCTTGTTTGTTCAGAATCCAGATGGGATAGATGAAGATGATGGTAAGTTAGAtggtattaaattaaaataaactaatgttAAAGCTGATTTACACACAAAAGATACATACACAGGTATTGTTAAGCAAGTTTCAAATCTGCTGCCTCCACAGGTGTCCTCCTTACCATTGTGGCAGCTCCTGGTTCCCAGAGGCCAGCATATATGCTCATCCTAAATGCCAAGGATCTGTCAGAGATCGCAAGAGCAGAAGTGGAGTGCTCCATTCCCGTCACCTTTCACGGGATGTATAAACAGTGATGATCCAGTCCAGTTGTATAAAGTACCACTcagcatttaaaacaatgatgacaataaaaaacaccTCCATGCCAGCATAATCATTTTTagagagaaaatgatttaattgttttgtaatTCAAGTACAAATTACTAAGTGGGTCGTATTATTATGaatctgaagaaatgtcttAAGAAAAGAACTGACTGtttcacaaatatgcacaacTTCAAGTAAATAACATCCTGGTGttgatttatttctaaagaCTTTTTGAACATGCTGATGATTGTGGTTACTTGGCACCACTGCAACTGTGTTACAACAATGACCCAAATAAAAGGTTCCTTAAACTCCATGATATGCTATGCAGATGCTCTGTTTGCAGGGATGAAAATTAATTCACATCAGAATGAGAAACGCTTGAAATGGCTCCAGCGGCGAAGTAGTCCAAactattttctgattaattcagGCAGGTTTTATTAAATGCCAACACATTTAATAAGATAAGACTGACAGTAGCCTTCGTagagttattttcttttcaaacaatGCACTAAATTTCCATAAATCCCCTTGtttagactgtttttttttacgtcggaaaacaacatttctttaCAAGTATATCTCATTTGAAATGATTCTTAAGCCAGAAAACCATCAGATTCTTCATCTTTACATTCTTGAGAAACTTCCATAGTTAGTATGAAACTGCACAAAATCTGCTTACGTGTCACATATGAACCAGTAGTCCCTTGATGTTTGTTCCAGTGTGTTGccagaatctgaaaagtgcaacCACATAGATCTTGCAACCCTGCCAACTTAGAGTATTGAATGTTAAAAAAGACATgttagaaacaaaacatttttttcaatggCTTTATGGTGTATATTTGATCTTGCAGTGGTCATTATGGTGATGAACAGACAGTTTTCAGAATTTTGTCCTTGTTGATCATCAGTTACGTGTAAACATTCAAAAAACTTTGTACAGCAAGAAGGCATTTAACTAAAACTGTTGGCTCTAagctaaaactttaaataatgcATCAAAAGTTCAGAAGTTACACCCATTTATTACATCAACCCTCTCTGGGTGTTGgcttttttcttattaattcAGGACAATCTGAGAACATATAATGGTCTTGGATcaatttcaagttttaaatatgcatttggTTGCTGTCCAAGAAAACTTTCAGATGTATTCAGATAGAAAGCATTGAGTTCAGGAGAAGCCAAATCAATATGAAacctaaaaaaaaggaaagcaacCATGAGATcaacaagaacaaacaaaagTGCAAACAAGGCAGATAAGTAATAGCAACccatccccccaaaaaatatctcattagagtaaaaagaggaaacaaatgagaaaagttGCCTACACATATCTCCCTAATGTCCTTCATGACAGCTCAAACCAAGAAAAACCTGTCATTCAATGATTTAAAACAGGCATTTAAAGAAGACGACGACACCATAATTTGAAGCAACTGTTTTTGAGCATGGGACTGCAAAGATTTCAGCAGAATTAGAAGTTTGTATACAGATATTATGTTATGACAACatataaatatttccaaagcAATAGATCTAGAATTGTTTCTAAAATTCAGTTAAATGCTGAAAAGGAATACAGCTAAACAGAGCACAAAAGCAACTTAAGAACAAACAACACAATTTAATGTAATATTCCTGCAAGGCTCCTACACAGTTTTCATGTCAAAATTCCATACTTTTCCAAAATCAGATTTGCAAAGATCCCAAACGTTAGCAACTTGATTCAAACTGagtaggaaataaaaaaaatcataggaAAGGATcagaaacagcaaagaaaaaaacatcagcctGCCATGACCTGGAAAATGagtcaaagtcaaaataaagtaTGAATCACATCGCAATGTACTTAAaggatgcagaccaaaaaagaaAGATCTCGTTCTAAATTGGTAAGCTTTAAGAACTCTGCATAGATAAGACTGGCATAGACACAGTTATGCCAGAAAGTTGAGATTTTTTATCACTTCAAAAGCTGCATCATTAAAGTCAATAAATAGATTTGAGATTCATGACCACCGTTAGCACATTCAAACTTTTAGTATACACTTTAATTGGATTCTACTTGCAACTTTTCAATCATACATCTCAAAATCTTGCACAAATTTAAAGAGCAATGTCTGCTGTGTAATATTTTCATACTAAGTTATGGTGTAAATCTGAGAAAAATTTGCCAAACCAATCAAGTGTCATAACACTTAGCATACACAAACATACTGGAtagaagcagcaaaaacatgaaaaatgaggGATTTAAATTCCAAACTGGTGCTGCCATAGTGCAAAACAGAAGCCCTGATTATGTAGTCACGCTTTTCACTTCACTGCCAGATTTCAGGATTGCATTAATGAAATGCTCAGCTATTTAGCATTTGTGCATTCTGTTGTGTTCCAGGTTTGTAATCACAATGTAACAAATTCAGACCCCTAGGCTTGAATTCAGCCAAATGGATATTTGGGTGTTTTTGGtgatttacaatttaaaaacagaaagagtgtgggtatgttaaataaaaaccacaaatagTTTCTCTCCAATTTATTGTTTACACAAGGACTTAGCCTTCCAAAGGGACAGAAATAAAACGATTACAAGAAATGCtcagaataaagttaaaactgaaaaacaataaaggaaaAGCAAGAGGAAATCATTACGTCTCACTTTACTTCTTACGTCTCACTTTTACCACCACAAAAGAAATCTCAATACTGGGACAGGTTTGCACATAAAAACAGCGTACAAGCTAGCTAGTAAGTGTACTAAATGTGCAGTGGATTTAAcacaaatgtgaaataaaaacacagttaaactgaaaaagacaaaaaaattaaattgcatAATGCTACAAATCAGATGAACAACTATGGCAACTACTGCTACAGTGACttagagtaaaacaaaacatttgtgtttaataaatgaatCTAAATTCTTATGTCAAACACATGAAAAGTTAAACTTAAATTTCCAAGGTGTAGAGATGCACCTATCAGTCAATTTTCCCTTGACCAGCTTTGATTAAAGATTGGCAGGTCAATTACTGAAGCATTTGTTTCTCCTAAATGCATCAAAGCTAAGAACTCTCACAATTCAATTAACAAATAAACTAATATTGTGTATTTTGATGCACTTTTTTGcccaaatgtataaaaaaatgagGGATATATGCTTTATTGCACAAATTAGGATTAAACTGTCATACCATAACTTTCTGTTGGGCTCAAAACAAATAGCTGTATCAAGTTCTAcaatccccccccaaaaaacatccACCTAGCCATGGTCAATACATGCTTATACATGGAGGGCAAAGTGGGAGCTCCTGTCTATCCCAAGTGGTCATTAGGTGAGAGGTGGTGTACAACCTGAACAGGCCACAAgttcatcacagggcaacacaaaaGACCCTGCAAATCTGTATTGGTCAGGAAAAATGCTGATTGGAGCATCTCAATTAAAATAACTAGAGTTTCTATCTAGAAGAAGACTGACTGCACAAGAAAAGACTCCTTCAAACTTAACAAAAACACTgtgaagaaaatggatgaaaaacaaaaaagaacaaacaaatcaaaatcatAATAAACATCTGGCTTACAGATGGATagtgctgttttattttacactttgacAAGTcaatatattcatttttatttgtttgctacAAAAGCATAGACTTGTCTGCAGCACACGCCTGACACCATCACTCTTTTCGGAAACTCCTGATCTGAAAGTGTCAAACTACTCCCTTCACCTCAAGCAAACCTCTGTCCCTTctcttaaacagaaaaaaaaagaaaaatcaaaattaaaatacgaaaaacaaaacagacgtTCACACTGCTGGATCATAGATTTTATGAAATGCATCTTCAGGCTTACTCACTACAGACAGTAGGGAAATATCTTTTATCCGCTATATAACTCCTGCATCTCAGGAGATAAAAGAAAGTTTTGATAGTGCAAGGTTATAAggtaaatatattaatatgttGTTTTAGATAATGTCCTATAAGTAAAGTGCAAATCTCTGATCAGATGAAAGGTGTGAGCAAGCGTTTCTAAAGTTTGACTGACTCTTCCCACTCATTGTCCATGCACAAATCAGCCCTTGACAGACAACCTAAACATCATCTGGTGCCACATTCATGTAACAAATATTCAGTCTATTATACTGAGTGACTTATGTTGTATTTACGTGTGTTGTTTGGAATCTGTACTTGACAAGTGTATGTCTTAGTATTTGCACACCATGGAAGGACAGGACCTTTTTAAGTTGGATCAGTGTTGCAGAAACATGTTCCAATCATTAAGCTTAAGAGTCAGTAATTTGGTAAACTATACGTTCATTTGAATCCATTTTCTTGACCAAGTGACAAAGTCATGGTGAAGCGAGACCAGCtcaactgaaaatgttcatttaccacagagctctcacacacacacaatcacaatTCCAATGTGTTCTTTAACCTGCTACTACACACGACACAACCTGTGCGAAACAAACACACTGAAGCACACGCATGCAGGGGAACTGTTTCTGACTCGTAACTGATGTTTTAAGACCAGCTTAAATTAGCATCAGAACTCGGAAGAATGAAAGGCCAACATTGGgcgaataatttttttttaaatttccaaagtGCAAGGTAAACGATACATCTCTGAACTCCTCTCACTCCACAAGAGGGCAGCTGTTAGGTTTGGGGTTTGCTGCGAGGGGGCTTGAGTTTGACCTAAGCATCGGGGGAGAAGTCGGTTGGTCCGTAGGTGGAGAGCAGGGCGGCATCCACTGGCTCCATGCAGGAGGGGCAGGTGAAGGATCTCATCAGCCAGTCGTCTATACAATCCATGTGATAAATGTGCATACATGGCAAAAACCGAATGGGGTCTCCGTAAACAAAGTCTAGCATACAGATCACACACCtgaaaaagaatcaaataaagaaaatgagacCAAAgattttgtgataatttaataaaatttcttttgttgtggcTCTAAAAGAGACAACAAACATGGCTACAGAACAGGAATCCTTGTAATAAATCTCATTATCGTAAACAAAACTACtacaaaaaggaaatgtaaactAAGTGTTGATCTAACTTattacatttcaataaaataactcaaagtttgtgattgtaatttgacaaaagATTGATTTTCTTGAATTGTTCAATTTACCTTGAACAATTCAAGGTAAATATCCTGCAAGACACTGAATGTGACAGTATTACCTAAAATCAGCATCTGAAAGTCAGGTCTCAGATAAAACTGGAAATCTGTATTGACCAGTAAAAACCTAATCAACAAACTTTGAATTCATACAGGGAGTTTCTTCTATTCATCTATTCTTAAATGATTCCTAAATTGGTATATCCTCATTCTTGCTTAAATTAAAGCAAGAATTTTCAGCAAAAGACGCTGAATAAACAACAAACCAGAGAGGTGGAATTTATGtttacataaaattccaataactACTTAACTCCGAAcctgttaatttaaaaagaaacataagtGCAACctaatttgattttgtttaaaccTTCTGTGTAAATACCCAAAGCTTTTATCATAAAGAAAACACTTCATGTTTCCAAAATATGTATAAATCAGAACTTTAAGGTATGAAAAGACACACTGAGGTCTCCAATACAACCAAAAGTGTGATGTCTAGCAACTCCTATCCATTTTTCCACATAGTATAAATGCTTACTCTCTGATCTTCTTCTCTGAACCGTCTGGTCCTCCATCATAAACGCCCTTTGGGAGGTGCTGGATGAGGCCGATGCGCTGAGCTATGCGGATCTGCTCCTCCTCCGTCAGCTGGGTGGCCAGACGGGCCTGACTGGGTGTGGGATGGTACATGGGCATGTGAGCCTGCTCCTAGTGGCagacaaagaagcaaaaacacataTTCACCTATGTCAACACACCATCAGGTCTGACGAGTCAGACTGAGAGGGCAGACACGGGAAAATACAAGAGCTATAGcagacagaaatgtttacatttatgtacCCTGCGGgaataacaatgaaaataataataataatattttgcctatttacatgtaattttgaataaaagtgaAGTCAAATGAGGCCACAAAACTGAAGCTATAAACACGCCATGTTTGCAGAATTACTGGAAAACCAACTAGTAGCATAAATACTAGTTAACACGTGATAGCCAAtccttttctaattttttttcctcaggatATTAAGGGAGCAAGAGAGCGGTTGAAGATCCTCACCTGGTACGGAGGAGGCGGCTCCAGATCGGGATCTGTCCCGTCACCGAAACTCGCCCTGTCTGACTGGGACTCATGGAGCAGAGAGATGTCGTCGGATGTTGGGGACTTCAGACAGTTGCCCATATTTCCGTGCCTCCAGTCCGTTTCAGGGCCGACGTTAAAAATCCCAACTATGCTGCTAAACTTGCTCTGGGTCGGCTAATGTTAGTTTAGTCCCAGGAATGATCGACTACTCAGGTTTATATCAACACTTGCATTCCTGTCATGCTTAGTCAACTCCTGCACACATGTTAAGTGGcaacagtaaaaacataaactagCTTCGTTCCATGATTACTCGGatctgagaaacaaaacaaacaaagaactCTCCTTGATGAGGATGACAGCGGTTAGCACTCCAGATAGCTACTTTTTCTGTTCGACTTCCTCAATACGTGACGCTCATTCCTTCTAAAGACTCCCActttacatacagtatatagctCAGTAGCAACTTTGGATGTCCCACTGAGCTGTCTGAGTGACAGACTCAAAGAGCATTTACGCCTTTCAACTTCGTGAGCAACATTAAACAATTTGTTTCCTTGCTAGCTGTTTCTTCTCTaccctttcttcttctgtttggtAAGCCAGCTCAGATGCGAAACACCGCCATCAGCCGTCCTGGAGTGGAACACAAGACCAGCCCCCTACAAATGAttgtatttacaaaataatttacaaataattaagAAAGAAGATTAGAagctacggaagaggattagggacaccgaagaaaaaaaaaaaagaattctgagattaaagtcagaattctgagaataaagtcagaattttgacattaattttgactttaaagtcagaattctgactttaatctcaaaattctgactttaaactcagaattctgactttaatctcagaattctgactttaaactcagaattctgactttaatctcagaattctgactttaaactcagaattctgactttaatctcagaattctgactttaatctcagaattcttttattttttttcggtggccctaatcctcttccataagAAGCactggagaaaataaataaaatattttattttattacaaataaaatgtataatatcAGAATTCTTACCCGTTTCCCCttagaattattattttttcctcagaTTTTTCTTGTTCAGTCCCAGAATTTGGGGACCATAAAAATCActtaaatctgacaaaaagtTAGTTTTCCTCCTTACATCTCTATCATTGAAGCTGGTTGCAAAAAATCCCACCTATTTTAATTCCCCACAAGTAATCTACATGTTTAATATGTAACACtgtgaaaagtttttaaacttaaactttttGTCTTCTAGTTTTAGAGAATTCTTCTTTTGAGCTTGCTAACATCAAATTCCATAAGTTGAAATAGAACTCAGAAACGAATTCTATTTTTGACttattgtgtaatttttttaagacaacACATCAAAGCGAAAGAAGGTCTCATTCGTGTTGCTGTTTTAAACTGTCTAACAGTATGGTCAtgattattagaaaatattatttactgaGGGAAGGCTTGTtatgaaaagctttaaaaatattcagtgaaCAGAGGATCTGTAATACAGCAGTTCTCAAACTTTCCAGCTTTTGACAGTCAAATAACAATATAAGAGGGTTTTGACCACAACTCTTGGCTGGATCTAAAAAGTTCTCTTTGTactatttttatattgaatttaTTATCTTAAATTTTACTCTGAACAGTATGTTGTCTTCTTGTGTTTTATGCAGTCAAAATACTGCACTAAAAATAGGCTTTATTGTTGACTTAACTGGTATAGTAGTTTTTActaaataagcaaaacatttgcagttttgctacattattttccacaaaaacatgTATATGAACAGTTGAGGCACATCTACAAAGCTACTTGCAAAACCAGCTGCCCCAACATAACTTCTTCTCCCAAGATCTCTGATGAAATCCTTATAGCTATgatctcaaactccagtcctcaacgGCCGGTGTCCTACAGCTTTCAGttgtctctctgcttcagcacacctggctccaaCAGAGCTTATTAGCAGAGCTCTCCAGAGCTGACTGCATGCAGTTTAACCATTCCAGTGTGTAGgacaagggacacatctaaaagttgcaggacaccagcccttgaggaTTTGAGTTTGAGACTACTGACACTGAGACTTTTTCATTGTCTGAAAAGTATTAAATTGCCTCTTCATGAGCCTGCTCCTCCATTGACAAACAAAATAGGCATATGATAACTATAACAACTTTTCTCTATGAAAAACCCCCAGAATTGGCTGTACattcacatacagtatatgtgggtattgtttttgtcttttcctttatttcctcaaaagtttaaatatttatacttaTTGTTTATATgttgttaacattttaaaccaaaagcAAATCTCTTGTTTGggctgtttcttcttcttcttcttcactatCAATGCAAAACTCTTGTTAGTATCAATATGTGCCACAGTCTACATTTGCATATCACTAATTACGGTAAGTTTCTTTCTGTAGTTCCCTCTATGCATTACTATAACCCGACACATAGTCTTCCTTCGTAGACATTATGTTACATATTTAtatcaaaatataatgttttgatattaatatgaataaaagCATACAGATAAACATAGAAAGCAGAAAGTCTCCAATACTGAGATTACTTGACTTAATAAAAGGGTAAAAATGACAAGACTTCAAATAACAATGGCCACTTGAGGACACCTTTACTTGTATATACAGCTATTGTACACATACAAACCCACAGAGTATTTGCATTCCTGGAACTTAAAGTAAAATCTTTTGGTTAAGAGAGCTTCAATAATTTCACCTATTTGTcaggcaaataaaacaatacacaaCCTTAATATGAATATTTCCAAAGATTCCATCTTTAAAGCTTGCCAGCAAAGactattatttttccattttttaaatgttataaacaGCATATTTTCTCTGTACATTATTTGCAAATGCATTAGagtaatgtgtattttttgaagcaaaatgtGTCATGATGTACCTGTAAAGTTTCTATAGTTCATGTTTCGCAGTCTTCATGTAGTGTTCACAATAATAGATGTAGATCAGTTTTGTGATCATTATGTGGTAAAACCGCACTCTCAACTATTCTGAGATTCTTTAATGGTCAGAAATTGAAGAGAGGCATTTCCTCATTTTTCACCGTGACAAATCTCTGTTCTGCATGATATGCAAAGTTAGTTTTCTGCCACCGTCTTTGTGCCAAAAAAGTTCCGTTTAAAGGGATTGACAattaaaaatgatgcaaaactgACCGAAGTTAGAGATCTGAGGTGTGATGATTGCATGatttaataattatattaagTGAAATCACAAACGAATCATTCTATGATATTCTATTACTTTAACCATATCCCAGATTTGTGAACTTACAATGCTTAataccaaaaaagaaaaatgaagaggGGAATTAGACAGCTGACCTCTGCACATTCATTCATACAGTAAAAAAATCCAGCATTATTAGTATctcttattattaatatatCATTGCCTGGAAAAGTATCACATTGCCTCTTTATGATGGCTTGTTGCATTGACCTGTTCTAATAGATGGCAATGGTGAGATGATCAGgatttatttacaggaaaattataacaaaacatAGTTACATATTCACATACCCCACAGATAAATACCTTTTAGAGCAACACagaatcttttaaaaacatcttcaggAATGAAAATACCTATTGACACAAATGGCATGACCTGGTCCATTGTTTCCAGTAATTTTCTTTACTTAGTGACAACTTGAGATGCATTATTACTCTGTATCATCAAGTACAAATCAGGAAATAGACCTTATTGATTGTCAGTGTTCTTTGTAAGTTGGCATCTACAGTTTCAGGAAGTATTAAGGTCTTTGTCATTTTGGGTATTTGCCTGACATCCAGAGTGCTCACAACCTTgacaaggcaaaaaaaaagagactcaTTGACTTTCATTTCTGGGTGCCGATGTCCTCGTCCATGCTGTGTGTCCCGTCCCTAGCACCTGTCGTCCTCCTCTGTGTCGCTGAGGGGGTCGCAGCCTGCAGCGGAGGCCGTCTGCATGAGACGCTTCCTAAAGTGTCCGTTGGGGACCTGCCAACCGGTCCGCCAGCGTGGGTGGGCTGAGCCAATGGTGTTTGAGCGTCCCAGGCTGCAGGCCACGGCCGCCTCGAAGGTCAACGTCTCCATGGGACCAGAGGGATCCGGGCTGTGGTCGTCTTCTTGTGAAGCCAGGAAAGGCTCTGAAGGGTAGCGTCGAGGCGGGGACGCGTTTATGTCAAGCTGACTCCGCCTCCCTCCCGCAGCTCCTTCTTGGGGCTCCCATGAGGCCTTGCTCCGTCTTGTGGTCTCTGGGCTGCCTTGTTCATCATCATCCTCTCCGACAGAGGCTTGTGTGCGACACACAAGAGGGGAATAGGAAATGTGAGGGCGAGATCGGGTTGGGGTTTGTGAGAGAGGTCGTCGGCCGCTGGGTGTGCTGGACTCTGAGGTGGATGGTACTGGGCTGTCCGAGCTGTtaccctgaaataaaaaaaattacaatcagTTAATCCAGTAGTTACTCTTGACTTTTCATTCAGATCAATTTACAGgacctttaaaaatgtgaagtcatttaaagttaacatttttcattattcatttattcaaaagctggaaaaaaattcattttcatttttattattttaggtgTTTGAAAATGAAGTCAAAAGGAGCACAGAAAGGTATTGAGATACAGCGACTCTCTTTTCCAAATCTTTGTCCTAGCAGTTTGAAAGTGATTATACTCTTAGAAATGTTGCTGCTACTAAGTTGACTAATACTAGATACGTCCCCCACTGGTCAGTGAAACTGGTCGGCAAACATGATTTGGTTGGGTAAAGATCCATTATTGAGACTGTCAATATACAAGGTAACATGCTAAAGCAGTAGAAAagttttataatatttaaaaaaacaccttatTTGGTTGTTTGGAGTCTAGGTGTATATATTTTACTCACCTGTTTATCCCGGGGAAGGGCTCGTTCTACGCTGGAGGAACGTGAGGGCTGCAAGCTTCTTTCCTCTGAGTTACAACGAGACATGTCTGGAGACAACAGGTGACAGTGTTCCTTGGAACGACCTCGCTCCCTGTGCTCAGACCGTGACACTGGtaagaaacagaagaacataaatgtgcatatttaataaaataataacttttctcttttctctgaaAGACTTTTCTCTTATTAGTACCTATTATTGTTACTACTCGGTAACATATTGAACAACTAGGCTATA
Protein-coding regions in this window:
- the LOC102219248 gene encoding RING finger protein 11-like yields the protein MGNCLKSPTSDDISLLHESQSDRASFGDGTDPDLEPPPPYQEQAHMPMYHPTPSQARLATQLTEEEQIRIAQRIGLIQHLPKGVYDGGPDGSEKKIRECVICMLDFVYGDPIRFLPCMHIYHMDCIDDWLMRSFTCPSCMEPVDAALLSTYGPTDFSPDA